The Sorangiineae bacterium MSr11954 DNA segment GCCCACGGCGTGTCATTGGCACACATCTGCTCGCGCTCGCGCAGGGCGCACCCGCGTCATCCCAGCCGCAATGACAGGATTTTGTGCGTTGACACCGGTGTCATTAATGCAATGCTTCGTCCGGGCCGATTCGAAACGCACATCCACGTCGCGGAGCATTCGAGGAACAAGGACCATGCACATTCGACGACTTCGCTCGATTTTCATCCTGGCCACCGCGGTCTCCATGACCGCCATCACCGGTGTTGCTGGATCGACGACACGCATCATCCATGTCAGCACGGCGAGCCAGCTTACCGCGGCATTGCGGAGCGCCGTGCCGGGGGACGAGATCCGGATGGCCGATGGCACCTACCCTGGACGTTTTACAATCAACCGTAGCGGCACGGGGTCCGCGCCCATCGTCCTCACGGGATCGCGCGCGGCCGTGATCGACGGGCAGGGCACGTCCAATGGACGTACCGTGCAGCTCCAGGCCGACCATTGGAGGCTGATCGGATTTACCGTGACCAATGGGCAGAAGGGCATCATGGCGCTCGGCGCCCACGATACGATCATCGATAAGGTGCGGGTGCACCACATTGGCGACGAGGCCATCCACTTTCGCGACAACAGCACCGACAACGTCGTGCAAAATTCGGAAATAAGCGACACCGGGCTGCGCGAGCCGGGATATGGGGAGGGCATCTACTTTGGGCAAGCCGTCAGCAACTGGCCGAATGGTCAGCCCGATCGCAGCGACCGGAACAAAGCCATCGGCAATCGCATCGGACCGGATGTCCGCGCCGAGCACCTCGATCTAAAGGAGGGCACCACCGGGGGCGAGGTTCGGGGAAACGTCTTCGATGGTGCCGGCCAGACCGGCGCGAACTATGCAGACAGCTGGATTGACGTCAAAGGCAACGGGTACCGCATCGTTGGCAACCGAGGCACCAGCGCGCTGCTCGATGGTTTTCAGACGCATATCGTGGCGGAAGGGTGGGGGCGCGACAATGTCTTCAGCGGCAACACGGCCGACGTGCGCGCCTCGGGATTCGGATTCAAAATCGCCAAGGACGGCAGCAGCAGCGCGGGCAATGTGGTCTGCACCAACAACACGGTGACCAACGCGGGATCGGGCGCCGCCAACGTCCCGCTCTCGTCGTGTGCAGCCATGGATCCGTAGCGATAGGTGCGGCGGAGCGCGAGCCGCCGCCAGGGCAATGTGGACGAGCGTACCGGTCTTCACGCCGACCGCGGCGGACCCGCTCTCGTCGTGTGCAGCCATGGATCCGTAGCGATAGGTGCGGCGGAGCGCGAGCCGCCGCCAAGGCAATGTGGACGAGCGTGCCGGTCTTCACGCCGACCGCGGCGGACCCGCTCTCGTCGTGTGCAGCCAAGGATCCGTAGCGATAGGTGCGGCGGAGCGCGAGCCGCCGCCAGGGCAATGTGGACGAGCGTGCCGGTTTCCACGCCGAACGCCGAGGCAAAGCCCGACCTCCGCTTTCGGCGGCGCGGCGCCTCGGTGCGCGCGGGCGGATCGTGCGCTTCCGCGATCGGCACGAACCCCTCCATTCCGGCGACGCAAATTCGGTGTGTGCCGTCTTTTTCGTAACGCGAAACGCGCGGCGCTATCGGGGGCGCTTGATGATGTAGGTGTCCGCGCCGAAGGTGGCGGCTAAATAGATATCGCTGGCGTCGAGGGCGATTCGGGAGACATTCGCCTTGCCGGTCCAGAGCGGTGGATCGTGGCTGGTCCCGTCGGGGCAGGTCGCGGTTGGGTTATTGCGATTGGAGCACCCCCGGAGTTTTGCGGTGTCCTGTTCGTTGACTGTCCAATAGACACCGCCGCTCTGGACGGCAAGCGAGGTAAAATCTCCGGGCGCGCTGGCGAGGGTGCGGCGCGCGCACCCGTTCAAACATTGGAACTCGACGATCGTGCCGCCGGTGGCGGTGGCGGCCCAGTACAGGGCATTTTGGTCGAAGGTGAGAAAGAAGGGGGCGGTGGTGGTGGCGAAGGTCGTGGGGTTTCCCGAGCCGCTGCCCCGCGACACCCGAATGTCGTTGGAGCCCCGCATGGAGTAGTAAATGGTATCGGTCGCGCCATCGATCGCCATGTTGCGCACATTCCCTTGTCCGGTCAGGTGGGCGGTCTGCGTGCCGGTATTTACGGAGTAAATGTAAATATGCCCCGCGTGCGTCCCCGCGATGAGGTACCCGTTCGCGGAGGCGAGGGGACCCGCCTGGCCGGGACTCTTCCAGGGCGCCGTATCTTCGAGCCCGTTCTTCTTGTCTCCGCGCCAGACATCGTCGCCGATGCTCCAGAATACGTACTTGTCCGAGAGGGCGATCGCCTCGGGCGGGGTGGCGGAGGCCGGGAGGGTCGCGAGGGTTCGAACGTTGCCGCCGCCCTTCGGACACGCTTCGACCGCGTGATCCTGCCCACGGCGGAGCCAGTAAATGCTGTCGTCGTCCACCGCCAGATCGAGAACGACGCCGTTTCGAAGGACGCAAATCCATCCCGGGGGACCGCTCGGGGCCCCATCCCCGGACTCCGCCGCGGAGCCATCGGGGGTGAGCGAGGGGGGCGAGCCGCCATCGGGATCGGGCTCCAGTCGACCGTCCGGAACGTCACCGAGGAGCGTTCCGCAAGCAGCGCTTCCCATGGCGAGCGCCATGAAGAAGGACCATCGGGTGCGCCGCGTCGTCATTGGGCAAGTTTACATCACGTATACCAGAATTATGCCGACGATTCGGAGCGCGCCCGGACCGAGGTACGTGTGGAAGCGGGGGGCTTGGGCGGCTGTGGGGGAGTGTCGGAGAAGTGACGGTGACCGCGGTCGGTGCCTGGGTGGCGGTTGCCGTCGCCTTCGCCGTTCGGTGCGACAAAATATGTGCAATATGCACTTAGATGCAGGCGAGAATTAAGAGACTTACACGGTTCAATTAAGAGGGGCCGAATTGACAGTCGTTTCCTGGCTTGCCAACGTGGGCGGCGAAGCGCGAGCGCTTCACTTGGCAATTGGGACGCGGGGGAATGGATTTGCAGGCGGTTGGCGATGGATCGATGGATTGGCGGCGAGAAGGCCTTTGGGGAGCTCTATGCTCAGCTCACGCCGCGTTTGTTTCGGTATATCTCGCGTCGTGCGCGGGATTCGGTGCTTGCCGAAGATTTGGTTCAGCAGACGTGGATGCAATTGTATGTGACGCGCGGGCGCTTCGTCATGGGGAGCGATGTTTTGCGGTGGGCGTATTGGCTGGCGCGCAGGGCGCTCATCGACCATTTCCGGATTCGCTCGGAGATGGTTGCGGATCCGAATTGGTTCGATGAGCTCGCGTCTCCTTCGCGCGATGCCGACGAGCGGCTCGATTCGGAGCGTCGTGTTCGGATCGTGGATGGCGCCGTATCGCAACTTCCGAAGACCCAGCGCATCATCATTGCGTTGATCAAGGAACAGGGCGCGTCGACGCGAACCATCGCTCGAATGCTCGGCATCAGCGTCAATGCCGCGAAGCTCCGGCGCCATCGTGCGTGCCAGGCGCTGCGCGCGGCCCTCGACGAACACCTTCGACCGGCGGCCTAGGACGCGCGCCGGAGGCGCTTCGTGCGCCGTTCCATGACCGCCATGACAGGATGTCGCGTATGCTGGCTTCGCGTGCCATCGTGACGGTGTGTGGCGGCTTTGGGGTGTACGGTACGCGACGATCGCGCGGCTTCGAGGGCGGTACCCGAGTTGCATCTTGCCGATTGGGAAGATCCGAGCCGGTGAGTACGTAGAGGATTCGAGCGATGACGTGTCGCATTCTTACGAAATGGGGCCTTGTCTTTCCGTGGACGATGCTTGCGTTGGGCGCGCGTCCGTCGTTCGCGGAGGAGCGCGCGGCGTATACCGCTTCGCCGAGCTTTGGCGGTACGGCGGCGATGAGCTCGATGGAGCGACGTTATCTTTCGATGTGTGGGCAGCCGGATGAGCGCTTGATGGCCGTGGCGCGTACCCTGTTGACCCGCCATCTTTCCGGGGCGCAAGCAGCGGCCCAGGCGGGCACCCTTCAGCGCATGCATGGCGAGCCGCATGTGTGGCCACGCGTGTGGAAGATCGCGGGGAGCGGCCTGGAGGACGAGGGCAACGTTCGAGCGTTGAAGGGTTGGCTCGCGTCTTCCCCGACCCCGGGGACATTGCGGTGCGGTGTGGCGGCGTCGTCGCATCCCGACGAGCTCCTCGTCGTGGCCACCGAAGCGCTGGCGGATTTGGATCCGGTGCCGATCCGCGTTCAGCCGGGGAGCGCGGTCGATTTTCGCGCGCGTTTGCTGGTGCCAGCGAAGGATTGTGCGTTGGTCGTGCGGGCGCCATCGGGGGCGGTCGGCAAGAGCCCGATGGCGTGCGAGCGCGGCGTGGTGAACGCGCAGGTTCCCATTGGGCAGCCCGGTGAGTACATGATTCAGCTCGTCGTGAATGTCGAAGGGGGGCCGCGGCCGGCGCTCGAGGCGAGCGTCTTCGCCGGTGTCGAGCCGCGTTGGGAGCCCGCGGGTGGCGTGTGGACGAATGGCCAAGGCGTCTCCGGTGTGCTCGATCGGCTCAACGAGCTCCGGAAAAACGCCGGTGTTGGGGCGCTCGTTCGGAGCGGTGCGCTCGATCGCGTGGCCCAAGCGCATGCCGAGCGCGCCCTCGCGAGCCACATGGTCGCGCACGACGCGGGCGATGGCCCGCCGGAGGGGCGCCTTGCGCGTGCGGGCATCGACGTGGTGAGCGGCGCGGAGAATGTTGCCCAGGCATCGAGTCTCGCGGGCGCGCAGCTCGCGCTCGAGAAGAGCCCCTCGCACTTCTCCGTGATGGTGAAGCCCGCGTACGATGCGGTGGGGTTTGGCACCGCCACCGACGAATCCGGGAACGTTTACCTGGTGGAGCTCTTTGCTGCGATGGCTCGCTGAGCGAGCTTTCGGCGGGCGTTTCTGCTCACGATTCGGGGTCTGGTCGAGAAATGACGGAATCGTCGGCGGCCGCGCCCGACGTCCATGCTTCGGCGGCGAGTCGGGCTTTGGGACATGCCGGTATCGGCGCGGCCGCATCTTCGGATATCGGCGCCGGCGTCTCCGCCACGATCGCCTCTTCGGATAGGGGCGCTGCGTCGAGAGGCGTCTCCGCGACGGTCGCATCGTCGGATGCCGCCGTCGCGTCGATAGGCGTTTTCGCGCCGGTCATATCGTCGGATGCCGCCGTCGCGTCGATAGGCGTTTTCGCGCCGGTCATATCGTCGGATGCTACCGGCACGTCGACTGGCGTTTTCGCGACGGTCGCATCGTCGGATGCCGCCGTCGCGTCGATGGGCGGCTCCGTCAAGGTCGCATCGTCGGATAGCGCCGCGTCGCCTGCGACTTCCGCCAAGGCCGTATCGCCCGATACCGCCGCGGCCACGGCGACGGCCTCCGCCAAGGCCGCATCGCTCGAAACGGTCGCCGCACCCCCCGCGGCGGGAACGGGAACGGAGAACCCGACACACTCCGGCTCGTACACCGCGAGGCGCGCAGCCGCGATTTGCACGGCTTCGGGGTTGCTGTCGACGAGAACGAACCCGCGATCGTGACGGGCGGCCGCTTCCGCCGTGGTCCCGCTCCCCGCGAAGAAATCGAGCACGATATCGCCGGGGCTCGAGTGAACCTTGATGATGCGATTGAGAACCCCCAGCGGCTTCTGGGTCGGATACCCCGTCTTCTCGCGCCCCGCCGTGGGGACGATCGTGTGCCACCACACATCGGTCGGCGTCTTGCCGCGTTCGGCTTTCTCCTTGGAGACGAGACCCGGCGCCATGTAGGGGATGCGATCCATCTCGTCGAAGTGGAAGACGTAGTCGTCCGGGTTCTTCGTGTACCAGAGGATCGTATCGTGCTTCGAGGGCCACCGATTGCGCGGCCGTCCGCCGAAGTCGTAGGCCCAGATGATCTCGTTCTTGAAGCTCTTTCGCCCCAGAAGCCGATCGAGGGCGACCTTGATGTAGTGGACCTCGCGGTAATCGAGGTGGACGAAGATCGAGCCGTTGGGCGCGAGGCAGCGCAGCGAGAGCTCGATGCGCTGCATCAAAAAGGCCTCGAAGTCGCCGAAGTCGTCGGCATACCAGCCGCTCTCGATCTTCGACACCGCATAGCGCCGCCCGCCGAATCCTCCGCGATCGCCGGCCCCATCGGTGGCCACCACCCGAATGCGGTCGCGTTTCTGCGGCTCACCCGTGTTAAAGGGTGGGTCGATGTAGATGAGTCGTGCAAAGCCCTCAGGTAATGTCGGCAGCACCTCCGCGTTGTCGCCGAGGACGATCTTCTTCATGCGGCCCGCAGGGTACGACCGTTCCCCGTCCAATGGAAAGCGACGATGTGCGGTGGCGCCCCCCAAAGATCACGAAAACGGAGGCACGGCCCAAGTTAGCCGCGCCTGCCTCGGACCCAGGACGTTGTCCCGAACCAAGCGCGTGCAAGGGCAGCGCGCGCACGCCGCAGGCGGTAGGCCACGTTCCCGCGCGAAATTCCGAGCTCCCGCGCCGCCTCGCGCTCGGATAGCCCTTGGTCGCCGACCGCCTCCATGAGGCGCTGGTCCTGGGTGGCAAACTCGCTGAACACACGCTTGGCCTGCTCGATCCCCTCGCCGGCTTGCATCACGTGCTCGGGGGTCACGCTCCTTCGGGCGATTTCGCGGTCCCACGCGGCCACCTCTTCGTCCGTTCCGCGCGCCCCCTCGATGCCGAGCCGCTTTCGCAGCGCCATCGCCGTTCGCGATCCCACGACATAGGCGTACGCCGCGCTCTCCCGCTCGGGCATGGTCGAGAGCCGCTCCAGGTGCGGGATCAGCGCGACCAAGCTTTGCTGAAGGGCGTCGTCCGCGTGGGCCCGTTGCAAGCGCGCCGCGCGAACACCGGCCCGGAGCGCCGGAAGCAGCTGGTTCAAAAGTTGGGAGCGCGCGGTCAGGGGCATGCCGGTTCGCCTTCGAATTTAGCACCCATGCGCCCGTGCGCGCCGCTCGGGCGCTGGTTCGAAAGGATGTGGGAACGAACCGCGGACCGCGATCGAGCCAAGAGCATCCGTTGTGCGCTCGATTCCGATTCGCACGACGTCGATTCGAAATACCGCGCGCCGGCGCAGAAACGGTACTTCGACTCCTAGGCGCCTCGCCTACGGACGCTGCACGAATCCGTGCGTAGCGCGCTAGAGCTCGCGGCACGAGAGGGCGTGGAGCCGCTCGACGGCGAAGCGCAGGGACGTGCTCCGCGGGCTCTTCGCGAGCAGATCGCGCAAAGCCGCGTAGCGCGTGCACGCGCCCGCGACGTCGTGAGCCGCCTCGTGCGCTTTGGCCGAGGCGAGCCGCGCTTGGAGGTACGCCATGGGCGAGTACACGAGGCAGCTCTGCGCGATCGCATCGGCGTGTTGGATCGCATCGTTCACGCGTCCGACGCGGAGCAGCTCCGCGGCGGCGCCGAGCACGTTGCGCGGCGAGGTCACCATGGTGAGCGCGTCCTCCACGAGCTCCCCGGGGGCGAGCGGCGGCGCCATCTCGGCGCCGATCTCGGGCAGGCCCGCGAAGCCGCCGAGCCACGTCTCGACGGGCGAGCGAGGCCGGCGCGGGATCCATGCGTCGCGAAGGGTGCGGTACTCGCGCGCGTCGATGGCGCCGGTGAGGTAGGCCGATCGGGCGAGACCGATCTCCACGTCTTGCATGGGATCGGCGGCCCAAGAGCGATGTTCGCGCAGCCCTCTTCGCGCGAGGGCGCGCGCCTGGTCCACGGAGCCCAGCTCGCGCAGAAGCTCGATCAGCTCCCACAACGCGTCGTAGCGGTACCTCCCGCCGTTCGAGTGGCTCGTCTCATCGTTCCACGTTCGCGCGAAATGGAGCGCCTTCGCGAGATCGCCGCTCACGGTGGCCATGCGGTATTCGTCGGCGAGGCGCGCGGCCTCGGCGGTCGGATCGAACGCGAAGGCGTCGAGCGGATAGAGGCGCACGCGCTCTTCGAACGCGGTGCGCGCGGCCATCGCGTCATGGGTCGAGACCAAGAGCACGTTCGCCAGATCGAACTGCGCCCGCGCGTTGTGGGGCATCACGGAGGTCAAGTGACGGAGCTCGTTCTGCGCCTCGGCGCAGCGGCCTTGCGACGCGAAGAGATGGCTCCGTCGCAAGAGGCACTCGCCCGAATCGGGGGCCGACACGAGGCAACGGCGAAATCGATCGAGGGCGGCCGAGGGATCGCGCTTTCGAAGATGCACCAGCGCCGCCAAGAGCTCGTTGAGGGGGATGGGGGCCTCTGCGAGGGCGGCGGTCTGGTCGACTTGCGCGAGCACCTCGTCGAATCGATCGAGGCGGTAGAGC contains these protein-coding regions:
- a CDS encoding right-handed parallel beta-helix repeat-containing protein, which produces MHIRRLRSIFILATAVSMTAITGVAGSTTRIIHVSTASQLTAALRSAVPGDEIRMADGTYPGRFTINRSGTGSAPIVLTGSRAAVIDGQGTSNGRTVQLQADHWRLIGFTVTNGQKGIMALGAHDTIIDKVRVHHIGDEAIHFRDNSTDNVVQNSEISDTGLREPGYGEGIYFGQAVSNWPNGQPDRSDRNKAIGNRIGPDVRAEHLDLKEGTTGGEVRGNVFDGAGQTGANYADSWIDVKGNGYRIVGNRGTSALLDGFQTHIVAEGWGRDNVFSGNTADVRASGFGFKIAKDGSSSAGNVVCTNNTVTNAGSGAANVPLSSCAAMDP
- a CDS encoding sigma-70 family RNA polymerase sigma factor; this encodes MPLTARSQLLNQLLPALRAGVRAARLQRAHADDALQQSLVALIPHLERLSTMPERESAAYAYVVGSRTAMALRKRLGIEGARGTDEEVAAWDREIARRSVTPEHVMQAGEGIEQAKRVFSEFATQDQRLMEAVGDQGLSEREAARELGISRGNVAYRLRRARAALARAWFGTTSWVRGRRG
- a CDS encoding sigma-70 family RNA polymerase sigma factor, with product MDRWIGGEKAFGELYAQLTPRLFRYISRRARDSVLAEDLVQQTWMQLYVTRGRFVMGSDVLRWAYWLARRALIDHFRIRSEMVADPNWFDELASPSRDADERLDSERRVRIVDGAVSQLPKTQRIIIALIKEQGASTRTIARMLGISVNAAKLRRHRACQALRAALDEHLRPAA
- a CDS encoding CAP domain-containing protein, translating into MAVARTLLTRHLSGAQAAAQAGTLQRMHGEPHVWPRVWKIAGSGLEDEGNVRALKGWLASSPTPGTLRCGVAASSHPDELLVVATEALADLDPVPIRVQPGSAVDFRARLLVPAKDCALVVRAPSGAVGKSPMACERGVVNAQVPIGQPGEYMIQLVVNVEGGPRPALEASVFAGVEPRWEPAGGVWTNGQGVSGVLDRLNELRKNAGVGALVRSGALDRVAQAHAERALASHMVAHDAGDGPPEGRLARAGIDVVSGAENVAQASSLAGAQLALEKSPSHFSVMVKPAYDAVGFGTATDESGNVYLVELFAAMAR